A window of Aeromicrobium sp. Root236 contains these coding sequences:
- a CDS encoding choice-of-anchor P family protein has protein sequence MSRRPIALLASTATMVAVAFAALPAQAADPDPNTPYAYYGAAGGTYVRVLGSTVESDATAASSISGTTYPKQNANSVATAHVGTLLNAGAVSTETKVEKVGTDITQTSSAKTAGLDLLNGLIKVNALTTVTQAKRTGTVLSGDSDTELVGVAIKGKNIPLNVDNNFGVDLPGIASVILNEKKVDIVGGKITVTGSALKVTLLKAYEGSPIGTTIIINPTTSTLAPSETTSTQVGGYGYGTYASVNLGTSVKVIAGPSALVATPPGSTYGYTIYNKTAAVNVPLVLIIGAIQSSANSVSTPTTADVTHTNEIAGVNVLNGLIKAKAVSVKARSQKTGPGQRINTASSDIVNLVIGGKPITLSAQPNTVINVPNVVKVVVNEQTYSSIGAQVVGLHITLLSPRSGLKAGAEIYVGVAGSLTY, from the coding sequence ATGTCCCGCCGTCCCATCGCCCTACTGGCATCGACGGCCACCATGGTGGCCGTCGCCTTCGCCGCACTGCCGGCGCAGGCCGCCGACCCAGATCCCAACACCCCGTACGCCTACTACGGCGCCGCCGGTGGCACGTACGTACGTGTGCTCGGCAGCACCGTCGAGTCCGACGCCACGGCCGCGTCGAGCATCAGCGGCACGACGTACCCCAAGCAGAACGCCAACAGCGTGGCCACGGCCCACGTCGGCACCCTGCTCAACGCCGGTGCCGTGTCGACCGAGACCAAGGTCGAGAAGGTCGGCACCGACATCACGCAGACCTCGAGCGCCAAGACCGCCGGGCTCGACCTGCTCAACGGACTCATCAAGGTCAACGCCCTGACCACCGTCACCCAGGCCAAGCGCACCGGCACCGTGCTCAGCGGCGACAGCGACACCGAGCTCGTCGGCGTCGCGATCAAGGGCAAGAACATCCCCTTGAACGTCGACAACAACTTCGGCGTCGACCTCCCGGGCATCGCCTCGGTGATCCTCAACGAGAAGAAGGTCGACATCGTCGGCGGCAAGATCACCGTGACGGGCTCGGCGCTCAAGGTGACCCTGCTCAAGGCGTACGAGGGCTCGCCGATCGGCACGACGATCATCATCAACCCGACGACCTCCACTCTTGCGCCGAGCGAGACGACCTCGACCCAGGTGGGCGGCTACGGCTACGGCACCTACGCCAGCGTCAACCTCGGCACGAGCGTCAAGGTCATCGCAGGACCGAGCGCCCTGGTCGCGACGCCTCCGGGCAGCACCTACGGCTACACGATCTACAACAAGACGGCGGCGGTCAACGTACCCCTCGTCCTGATCATCGGCGCGATCCAGTCGTCGGCCAACTCCGTCAGCACCCCGACGACGGCCGACGTCACCCACACCAACGAGATCGCCGGTGTGAACGTGTTGAACGGCTTGATCAAGGCCAAGGCGGTCTCGGTCAAGGCCAGGTCGCAGAAGACCGGACCGGGACAACGCATCAACACCGCGTCGTCCGACATCGTCAACCTGGTCATCGGCGGCAAGCCGATCACGTTGTCGGCCCAGCCGAACACCGTGATCAACGTGCCGAACGTCGTCAAGGTCGTCGTGAACGAGCAGACGTACAGCTCGATCGGCGCCCAGGTGGTCGGCCTGCACATCACCCTCCTGTCCCCCAGGAGCGGCCTGAAGGCCGGCGCTGAGATCTACGTCGGCGTGGCTGGTTCACTGACCTACTGA
- a CDS encoding cupin domain-containing protein has translation MTTSTRNIDNPHETRPFKAHGHLDVITLEGFTMGRGVFEPGWRWSEDVKPIAGTDSCQTRHTGFCLSGQMTVRSDDGTELTVGPGDVVVIEPGHDAWTVGDEPCVLVDTGVAAYAVAD, from the coding sequence ATGACCACCTCGACGCGCAACATCGACAACCCGCACGAGACCCGCCCGTTCAAGGCCCACGGACATCTGGACGTCATCACGCTGGAAGGCTTCACGATGGGCCGTGGCGTCTTCGAGCCCGGTTGGCGATGGTCCGAGGACGTCAAGCCGATCGCCGGCACCGACTCGTGCCAGACCCGGCACACGGGGTTCTGCCTGTCCGGGCAGATGACGGTGCGATCCGACGACGGGACCGAGCTCACGGTGGGCCCGGGGGACGTCGTGGTGATCGAGCCTGGTCACGACGCGTGGACCGTCGGCGACGAGCCGTGCGTCCTGGTGGACACCGGCGTCGCGGCGTACGCCGTCGCCGACTGA
- the lon gene encoding endopeptidase La: protein MSNLQKFPVLALEDVVVLPGMVVPIELDDAARAAVDAARTSNDDRLLVAPRLEDRYATHGVIATIQQVGRLPGGGPGAVIQAEQRAHIQGGVTGPGAALWVEAELIDDEPITEHVRELAGDYKGLLVTILQKRNAWQVIDSVQRLTDPGALADTAGYASYLDLEQKRELLETPEVELRLTLLIEWARSYLAESEVNEKISESVQESIDKNQREFVLRQQLAAIRKELGDDEPEGTQDYRARVEEADLPEDVRKAALREVGKLERGSDQNPESGYIRTWLDTVLELPWGVKTEDNADIKGAREVLDADHHGLDDVKDRIVEYLAVRARRSERGLEVVGGRGSGAVMALVGPPGVGKTSLGESVARALGRNFVRVALGGVRDEAEIRGHRRTYVGALPGRLVRAIGEAGSMNPVVLLDEIDKVGADYRGDPAAALLEVLDPAQNHTFRDHYLDLDLDLSDVLFLATANVIEQIPQPLLDRMELVQLDGYTEDDKVAIARTYLAPRQLERAALTTDEVEITDGALREIAASYTREAGVRQMERLLAKVFRKVTTKLTDPDVAKPVVVDEKTLVDYVGRPRFTPESEERTAVPGVSTGLAVTGLGGDVLFIEASAYDGDRSLAITGQLGEVMKESAQIALSYVRSHADAIGIDSATLERAIHLHVPAGAVPKDGPSAGVTMVTALTSLALGRNVRADVGMTGEVTLNGRVLPIGGVKQKLMAAQRAGLKTVFIPARNEVDLVDVPEDVLAELDVRPVADVAEILALALEPVAEVSATVAA, encoded by the coding sequence GTGAGCAACCTGCAGAAGTTCCCCGTGCTGGCCCTCGAGGACGTCGTCGTCCTGCCCGGCATGGTCGTTCCCATCGAGCTCGACGACGCGGCCCGCGCGGCCGTCGACGCAGCCCGCACCAGCAACGACGACCGGCTCCTGGTCGCCCCCCGCCTCGAGGACCGCTACGCCACGCACGGCGTGATCGCGACGATCCAGCAGGTGGGCCGCCTCCCCGGCGGCGGGCCCGGCGCCGTGATCCAGGCCGAGCAGCGCGCGCACATCCAGGGCGGCGTGACCGGCCCGGGCGCCGCGCTCTGGGTCGAGGCCGAGCTGATCGACGACGAGCCGATCACCGAGCACGTACGCGAGCTGGCCGGCGACTACAAGGGCCTGCTCGTGACGATCCTGCAGAAGCGCAACGCGTGGCAGGTCATCGACTCGGTCCAGCGCCTCACCGACCCCGGCGCGCTCGCGGACACCGCGGGCTACGCGTCGTACCTCGACCTCGAGCAGAAGCGCGAGCTCCTCGAGACCCCCGAGGTCGAGCTGCGCCTCACCCTGCTGATCGAGTGGGCCCGCTCCTACCTCGCCGAGAGCGAGGTCAACGAGAAGATCTCCGAGTCGGTCCAGGAGAGCATCGACAAGAACCAGCGTGAGTTCGTGCTGCGTCAGCAGCTCGCCGCGATCCGCAAGGAGCTCGGCGACGACGAGCCGGAGGGCACGCAGGACTACCGCGCCCGGGTCGAGGAGGCCGATCTCCCCGAGGACGTCCGCAAGGCCGCCCTCCGAGAAGTGGGCAAGCTCGAGCGCGGCAGCGACCAGAACCCCGAGTCCGGCTACATCCGCACGTGGCTCGACACGGTCCTGGAGCTCCCCTGGGGCGTCAAGACCGAGGACAACGCCGACATCAAGGGCGCCCGTGAGGTGCTCGACGCTGACCACCACGGCCTCGACGACGTCAAGGACCGCATCGTGGAGTACCTCGCCGTACGCGCCCGCCGCAGCGAGCGTGGCCTCGAGGTCGTGGGCGGCCGCGGATCGGGTGCCGTCATGGCGCTCGTCGGGCCTCCCGGCGTCGGCAAGACCTCGCTCGGTGAGAGCGTCGCGCGTGCCCTCGGCCGCAACTTCGTCCGCGTCGCCCTCGGAGGCGTCCGCGACGAGGCCGAGATCCGTGGCCACCGTCGTACGTACGTCGGCGCGCTGCCGGGCCGCCTGGTCCGCGCGATCGGCGAGGCGGGCTCGATGAACCCCGTCGTGCTGCTCGACGAGATCGACAAGGTCGGCGCCGACTACCGCGGCGATCCCGCGGCGGCGTTGCTCGAGGTGCTCGACCCGGCGCAGAACCACACGTTCCGCGACCACTACCTCGACCTCGACCTGGACCTGTCGGACGTGCTGTTCCTGGCGACCGCCAACGTCATCGAGCAGATCCCACAGCCGCTGCTGGACCGCATGGAGCTCGTGCAGCTCGACGGCTATACCGAGGACGACAAGGTCGCGATCGCTCGGACGTACCTGGCCCCGCGGCAGCTCGAGCGGGCCGCCCTCACGACCGACGAGGTCGAGATCACGGACGGTGCACTGCGCGAGATCGCCGCGTCCTACACGCGTGAGGCCGGCGTGCGCCAGATGGAGCGGCTGCTCGCCAAGGTGTTCCGCAAGGTCACGACCAAGCTGACCGACCCCGACGTCGCCAAGCCGGTCGTCGTCGACGAGAAGACCCTCGTCGACTACGTCGGCCGGCCCAGGTTCACGCCGGAGTCGGAGGAGCGCACGGCGGTGCCGGGCGTCTCCACCGGACTTGCAGTGACCGGCCTGGGCGGCGACGTGCTGTTCATCGAGGCCAGCGCGTACGACGGTGACCGCAGCCTCGCGATCACGGGTCAGCTGGGTGAGGTCATGAAGGAGTCGGCGCAGATCGCGCTGTCCTACGTACGTTCGCACGCCGACGCGATCGGCATCGACTCGGCGACGCTCGAGCGGGCGATCCACCTGCACGTGCCGGCCGGCGCGGTGCCCAAGGACGGCCCGTCCGCGGGCGTCACGATGGTCACGGCGCTGACGTCCCTGGCGCTCGGCCGCAACGTACGGGCCGATGTCGGCATGACCGGCGAGGTCACCCTCAACGGCCGCGTGCTGCCGATCGGCGGCGTCAAGCAGAAGCTCATGGCCGCCCAGCGAGCCGGGCTCAAGACGGTGTTCATCCCGGCGCGCAACGAGGTCGACCTCGTCGACGTCCCCGAGGACGTCCTGGCCGAGCTCGACGTGCGCCCGGTGGCCGACGTCGCGGAGATCCTGGCGCTGGCGCTCGAGCCGGTGGCCGAGGTCAGCGCGACCGTCGCCGCCTAG
- a CDS encoding 2-oxoacid:acceptor oxidoreductase subunit alpha yields MTASKSTEELTRVVIRFAGDSGDGMQLTGDRFTQETADFGNDLSTLPNFPAEIRAPAGTLPGVSSFQIHFADYDILTPGDHPDVLVAMNPAALKANIGDLQAGGTAIVDAHEFTDRNLKRVGYESNPLEDGSLSDYQLHAIDLTGLTVGAVEEFGLSRKDASRAKNMFALGLVSWMFGRSIDGSIAFLDKKFAGSPAVRDANVAALRTGYNYGETTESFAVSYVIKPAVIPSGRYRNITGNTALSYGIVAAGQLSGLQVFLGAYPITPASDILHELSKHKAFGVTTFQAEDEIAGVGAALGASFAGSLGVTTTSGPGLALKGETIGLGVMLEVPLVIIDVQRGGPSTGLPTKTEQSDLLQAMNGRNGEAPVPVIAPQSPADCFDAAIEAARIAVTYRTPVILLSDGYLANGSEPWSLPDVESLPRIEPGFATSDPDTAFLPYARDPQTLARPWAPPGVAGLEHRIGGLEKADGTGDISYDPANHDHMVRLRQAKVDGIAATIPEVEVDDPDGHAKILVIGWGSTYGPIGAGCRRARVAGHRIAQAHLRHLNPFPANLGEVLAAYDRVIVPEMNLGQLRSLLRAKYLVDAEGYNAVRGMPFGAAELGQHFIELCIKEGE; encoded by the coding sequence ATGACGGCGTCGAAGTCGACCGAAGAGCTCACGCGTGTCGTCATACGTTTTGCCGGTGACTCCGGCGACGGCATGCAGCTGACCGGTGACCGGTTCACGCAGGAGACCGCCGACTTCGGCAACGACCTGTCGACCCTGCCCAACTTCCCCGCCGAGATCCGCGCACCCGCTGGCACCCTTCCCGGCGTCTCGTCGTTCCAGATCCACTTCGCCGACTACGACATCCTGACGCCCGGCGACCACCCCGACGTCCTGGTCGCCATGAATCCCGCCGCGCTCAAGGCCAACATCGGCGACCTGCAGGCCGGCGGCACGGCGATCGTCGACGCGCACGAGTTCACCGACCGCAACCTCAAGCGCGTCGGCTACGAGTCCAACCCGCTCGAGGACGGTTCGCTGAGCGACTACCAGCTTCACGCGATCGACCTGACCGGCCTGACGGTCGGCGCCGTCGAGGAGTTCGGCCTGTCGCGCAAGGACGCGTCGCGGGCCAAGAACATGTTCGCCCTCGGGCTGGTCAGTTGGATGTTCGGCCGGTCGATCGACGGCAGCATCGCGTTCCTCGACAAGAAGTTCGCCGGCTCGCCGGCTGTCCGCGACGCCAACGTCGCGGCCCTGCGCACGGGCTACAACTACGGCGAGACGACCGAGTCGTTCGCGGTCTCCTACGTCATCAAGCCCGCCGTGATCCCGTCCGGCCGCTACCGCAACATCACCGGCAACACCGCGCTGTCGTACGGCATCGTCGCCGCGGGCCAGCTGTCGGGCCTGCAGGTGTTCCTCGGCGCCTACCCCATCACCCCAGCGTCGGACATCCTCCACGAGCTGTCCAAGCACAAGGCGTTCGGCGTCACGACGTTCCAGGCCGAGGACGAGATCGCCGGCGTCGGCGCAGCCCTCGGCGCGAGCTTCGCCGGGTCGTTGGGCGTCACCACGACCTCGGGCCCGGGACTCGCGCTCAAGGGCGAGACGATCGGCCTCGGCGTCATGCTCGAGGTCCCACTCGTGATCATCGACGTGCAGCGCGGCGGGCCGTCCACGGGACTGCCGACCAAGACCGAGCAGTCAGACCTCCTGCAGGCGATGAACGGCCGCAACGGCGAGGCCCCCGTGCCGGTCATCGCCCCGCAGTCCCCCGCCGACTGCTTCGACGCCGCGATCGAGGCGGCCCGGATCGCGGTCACCTACCGGACCCCGGTGATCCTGCTGTCCGACGGCTATCTCGCCAACGGGTCGGAGCCGTGGAGCCTGCCCGACGTCGAGTCACTGCCGCGGATCGAGCCCGGCTTCGCCACGTCCGACCCGGACACGGCGTTCCTGCCGTACGCCCGCGACCCGCAGACGCTCGCCCGCCCCTGGGCGCCACCCGGCGTCGCCGGCCTCGAGCACCGCATCGGCGGGCTCGAGAAGGCCGACGGCACCGGTGACATCTCCTACGACCCGGCCAACCACGACCACATGGTGCGCCTCCGGCAGGCCAAGGTCGACGGCATCGCCGCGACGATCCCCGAGGTCGAGGTCGACGACCCCGACGGCCACGCCAAGATCCTCGTGATCGGCTGGGGATCGACCTACGGCCCGATCGGCGCCGGCTGCCGCCGTGCCCGCGTCGCGGGGCACCGCATCGCGCAGGCCCACCTGCGCCACCTCAACCCGTTCCCGGCCAACCTCGGAGAGGTGCTGGCGGCGTACGACCGGGTCATCGTGCCCGAGATGAACCTCGGCCAGCTCCGCAGCCTGTTGCGCGCCAAGTACCTCGTCGACGCGGAGGGCTACAACGCCGTGCGCGGCATGCCGTTCGGTGCCGCCGAGCTCGGCCAGCACTTCATCGAGCTGTGCATCAAGGAGGGCGAATGA
- a CDS encoding 2-oxoacid:ferredoxin oxidoreductase subunit beta: MTTDLGMPGLGLEGVPTADEPQTRKDFASDQEVRWCPGCGDYAILAAVQGFMPELGLRRENIVFISGIGCAARFPYYLDTYGLHSIHGRAPAIATGIATTRADLSVWVVTGDGDALSIGGNHLIHALRRNVNMTILLFNNRIYGLTKGQYSPTSEPGKVTKSTPFGSIDAPLNPLSLALGAEATFVARTIDSDRKHLTAVLSAAARHRGTSLVEIYQNCPIFNDGAFDAIKDPETRDDAIIPLVHGEPIRFGADGRLGVVRTPGGGVDVVEIDDSNTGDVLVHDAHAEDATTAFALSRITDSGVVHRAPIGVFRQVERPTYDDLSREQAVLAGDPPSLQDLLDGPDAWTVA, encoded by the coding sequence ATGACCACCGATCTCGGCATGCCCGGGCTGGGGCTTGAGGGCGTACCCACTGCCGACGAGCCGCAGACCCGCAAGGACTTCGCGTCGGACCAGGAGGTCCGCTGGTGCCCGGGCTGCGGCGACTACGCGATCCTCGCCGCCGTGCAGGGCTTCATGCCCGAGCTGGGACTGCGCCGCGAGAACATCGTCTTCATCTCCGGCATCGGCTGCGCCGCGCGGTTCCCCTACTACCTCGACACCTACGGCCTGCACTCGATCCACGGTCGCGCGCCCGCGATCGCGACCGGCATCGCGACGACCCGGGCCGACCTCAGCGTGTGGGTCGTCACGGGCGACGGCGACGCGTTGTCGATCGGTGGCAACCACCTGATCCACGCACTGCGGCGCAACGTCAACATGACGATCCTGCTGTTCAACAACCGCATCTACGGGCTGACCAAGGGCCAGTACTCCCCCACGTCCGAGCCCGGCAAGGTCACCAAGTCGACGCCGTTCGGCTCGATCGACGCCCCGCTCAACCCGCTGTCACTCGCGCTCGGCGCCGAGGCGACGTTCGTCGCCCGCACGATCGACTCCGACCGCAAGCACCTCACGGCGGTGCTGTCGGCAGCTGCCCGGCACCGCGGGACGTCGCTCGTCGAGATCTACCAGAACTGCCCGATCTTCAACGACGGCGCGTTCGACGCGATCAAGGACCCCGAGACGCGCGACGACGCCATCATCCCCCTCGTGCACGGCGAGCCGATCCGGTTCGGCGCCGACGGCCGGCTCGGCGTCGTCCGTACGCCCGGCGGCGGCGTCGACGTGGTCGAGATCGACGACTCCAACACCGGCGACGTGCTGGTGCATGACGCGCACGCGGAGGACGCCACCACGGCGTTCGCCCTGTCGCGCATCACCGACAGCGGCGTCGTCCACCGGGCGCCGATCGGCGTGTTCCGCCAGGTCGAGCGGCCGACGTACGACGACCTCAGCCGCGAGCAGGCCGTGCTCGCCGGCGATCCGCCCTCGCTGCAGGACCTGCTCGACGGCCCCGACGCCTGGACCGTGGCCTGA
- a CDS encoding adenosine deaminase, producing MSATSEQIAKAPKVALHEHLDGGVRPATIVEIADEIGHDLPADDAASLGAWFEEASSSGSLERYLETFIHTVAVMQRPEDLARVAREAVVDLAADGVVYAELRWAPEQHLSAGLSLPETVEAVQEGIVKGQEEAAGLGHPIVVGQLLTAMRHAKRGMEIAEIAVEYRDRGVAGFDIAGAEDGFPPILHLEAFEYLRRENAHFTIHAGEAFGLPSIWQAIQRCGAERLGHGVRIVDDIDFDAPGGPTLGRLAAYIRDRRIPLEMCPSSNLQTHAVPNMRSIADHPIGKLKDLGFRVTVNCDNRLMSGTSMSREFQLLVDAFGYDIADLRWFTINAMKSAFLPFDQRLAIINDVIKPQYAAL from the coding sequence GTGAGCGCCACTTCCGAACAGATCGCCAAGGCCCCCAAGGTCGCCCTCCACGAGCACCTCGACGGGGGTGTCCGACCGGCGACGATCGTCGAGATCGCCGACGAGATCGGCCATGACCTGCCCGCCGATGACGCCGCGTCCCTCGGCGCGTGGTTCGAGGAGGCGTCGAGCTCCGGCTCGCTGGAGCGTTACCTCGAGACGTTCATCCACACGGTCGCGGTGATGCAGCGACCTGAGGACCTCGCCCGGGTCGCCCGTGAGGCAGTCGTCGACCTGGCCGCCGACGGCGTCGTCTATGCCGAGCTCCGTTGGGCCCCCGAGCAGCACCTGTCGGCGGGCCTCTCGCTGCCCGAGACCGTCGAGGCCGTGCAGGAGGGCATCGTCAAGGGCCAGGAGGAGGCCGCGGGCCTCGGCCATCCGATCGTCGTGGGGCAGCTCCTGACCGCGATGCGACATGCCAAGCGCGGCATGGAGATCGCAGAGATCGCCGTGGAGTACCGCGATCGCGGCGTCGCCGGCTTCGACATCGCCGGCGCCGAGGACGGGTTCCCGCCGATCCTGCACCTCGAGGCGTTCGAGTACCTCCGCCGCGAGAACGCGCACTTCACGATCCACGCCGGCGAGGCGTTCGGGCTGCCGTCGATCTGGCAGGCCATCCAGCGGTGTGGTGCGGAGCGCCTCGGCCACGGCGTACGCATCGTCGACGACATCGACTTCGACGCGCCCGGCGGGCCGACGCTCGGGCGACTCGCGGCCTACATCCGCGATCGCCGCATCCCGCTCGAGATGTGCCCGTCGTCCAACCTGCAGACGCACGCGGTGCCCAACATGCGCTCGATCGCCGATCACCCGATCGGCAAGCTCAAGGACCTCGGCTTCCGCGTCACGGTCAACTGCGACAACCGGCTCATGAGCGGTACGTCGATGAGCCGCGAGTTCCAGCTGCTCGTCGATGCGTTCGGCTACGACATCGCCGACCTGCGGTGGTTCACGATCAACGCGATGAAGAGCGCGTTCCTGCCGTTCGACCAGCGACTCGCGATCATCAACGACGTCATCAAGCCGCAGTACGCCGCACTCTGA
- a CDS encoding MaoC family dehydratase translates to MRILNNSKEIAAAAGQELGVSEWVAITQERIDLFADATGDRQWIHVDPERAADGPFGATVAHGYLTLSMLPFLGAQVYAFAGNVARVNYGLNKVRFVSPVLVGSKVRNRVELLEVEEIEKGQRATLQHTVEIKGKDKPACVAETVVLLMAS, encoded by the coding sequence ATGCGCATCTTGAACAACAGCAAGGAGATCGCGGCCGCCGCCGGGCAGGAACTCGGCGTCAGCGAGTGGGTCGCGATCACGCAGGAGCGGATCGATCTGTTCGCGGACGCGACGGGTGATCGTCAGTGGATCCACGTCGATCCCGAGCGGGCCGCAGACGGGCCCTTCGGTGCCACCGTGGCCCACGGCTACCTCACGCTGTCGATGCTGCCGTTCCTCGGAGCGCAGGTCTACGCCTTCGCCGGCAACGTCGCCCGCGTCAACTACGGCCTCAACAAGGTGCGTTTCGTCTCGCCCGTGCTCGTCGGCTCCAAGGTGCGCAACCGGGTCGAGCTGCTCGAGGTCGAGGAGATCGAGAAGGGTCAGCGCGCGACGCTGCAGCACACCGTCGAGATCAAGGGCAAGGACAAGCCGGCCTGCGTGGCGGAGACCGTCGTCCTGCTCATGGCGTCATGA
- a CDS encoding thymidine phosphorylase — MTEPFDAVEVIAAKRDKHELDDAQIDWVVDAYTRGVVADEQMSALAMAILLNGMNRREISRWTRAMIDSGERMDFSSLSWKTADKHSTGGVGDKITLPLAPLVAACGIAVPQLSGRGLGHTGGTLDKLEAIPGWRAALTNDEMMAQLEDVGAVICAAGPGLAPADKKLYALRDVTGTVEAIPLIASSIMSKKIAEGTGALVLDVKVGSGAFMKTEPMARELAETMVALGNDAGVTTVALLTDMSTPLGLTAGNACEVAESVEVLAGGGPTDVVELTVELAREMLAAAGKDDVDPADVLAKGRAMDVWKRMISAQGGDPDAALPTPKETHVISAPASGTLTRLDALSVGVAAWRLGAGRSRPGEQVQAAAGVVMHAKPGDQVTAGQPLLTLQTDTPERFDRAVAALEGGYDIGAGQVDASSVVIDRIR, encoded by the coding sequence ATGACCGAACCCTTCGACGCCGTTGAGGTGATTGCGGCGAAGCGCGACAAGCACGAGCTCGACGATGCCCAGATCGACTGGGTCGTCGACGCCTACACCCGCGGCGTCGTCGCCGACGAGCAGATGTCGGCGCTCGCGATGGCGATCCTGCTCAACGGCATGAACCGCCGCGAGATCAGCCGCTGGACCCGCGCGATGATCGACAGCGGCGAGCGCATGGACTTCTCGTCGCTGTCGTGGAAGACCGCCGACAAGCACTCGACCGGCGGGGTCGGCGACAAGATCACCCTGCCGCTCGCGCCGCTCGTCGCCGCGTGCGGCATCGCCGTGCCGCAGCTGTCCGGCCGCGGGCTGGGCCACACCGGCGGCACGCTCGACAAGCTCGAGGCGATCCCCGGCTGGCGGGCCGCGCTGACCAACGACGAGATGATGGCGCAGCTCGAGGACGTCGGCGCCGTCATCTGCGCCGCCGGTCCTGGCCTCGCGCCGGCCGACAAGAAGCTGTACGCGCTGCGGGACGTCACCGGCACGGTCGAGGCCATCCCGCTGATCGCCAGCTCGATCATGAGCAAGAAGATCGCCGAGGGCACGGGCGCCCTGGTGCTCGACGTCAAGGTCGGCTCGGGCGCCTTCATGAAGACCGAGCCCATGGCGCGCGAGCTGGCCGAGACCATGGTCGCGCTGGGCAACGACGCGGGCGTCACGACGGTCGCGCTGCTCACCGACATGTCGACCCCGCTCGGGCTGACCGCCGGCAACGCGTGCGAGGTCGCCGAGTCCGTCGAGGTGCTCGCAGGCGGCGGCCCGACCGACGTCGTCGAGCTGACCGTCGAGCTGGCGCGCGAGATGCTCGCCGCCGCAGGCAAGGACGACGTCGATCCTGCGGACGTGCTCGCCAAGGGTCGGGCGATGGACGTGTGGAAGCGGATGATCTCGGCCCAGGGCGGCGATCCCGACGCCGCGCTGCCCACGCCCAAGGAGACGCACGTCATCAGCGCGCCGGCCTCGGGCACGCTGACCCGCCTCGACGCCCTCAGCGTCGGTGTGGCCGCCTGGCGGCTCGGTGCGGGCCGGTCCCGCCCGGGCGAGCAGGTGCAGGCCGCAGCGGGCGTCGTGATGCACGCCAAGCCCGGCGACCAGGTCACCGCCGGCCAGCCCCTGCTGACCTTGCAGACGGACACGCCTGAGCGGTTCGACCGCGCGGTTGCCGCCCTCGAGGGCGGGTACGACATCGGAGCAGGCCAGGTCGACGCGTCGTCGGTCGTCATCGACCGCATTCGTTAG
- a CDS encoding cytochrome P450 codes for MTRYAVQLDPGNPDFLHDPYPVLAALRATGPVLWHEPMGVWLATTHEAVSQVLRNRAFGRLWTDWEPAAEMEPFNALHRNQMMENEPPEHTRLRRLVASAFGRGHVERMRSRIQDLATEMVDGLFGPGDGERSPQQVDILSRYAEPMPVYVIADLLGVPREDHVRLRAWSQAIVHMYEPNVDETTRGEAIAASTAFSDYVRAVVAERRTNLGDDLISDLITARDEGSKLTDDELVASVVLLLNAGHEASVNVFGNGIHALLSHRDQLARVTSGDVSVEIALEELIRFDAPLQLFERTATADVEVCGETIKAGQKVACLMGSANRDAEAFTDADTFDVGRDPNPHVGFGMGLHFCLGAPLARLELQISLKTLLDRFPALTLAGEAPRRPTWVLRGFERIDVLGGHA; via the coding sequence TTGACGCGTTACGCGGTCCAGCTCGACCCCGGCAACCCCGACTTCCTGCACGATCCCTACCCGGTGCTCGCCGCGCTGCGGGCGACCGGCCCGGTGCTGTGGCACGAGCCGATGGGCGTCTGGCTCGCGACGACCCACGAGGCCGTGAGCCAGGTCCTGCGCAACCGTGCGTTCGGCCGGCTCTGGACCGACTGGGAGCCGGCGGCGGAGATGGAGCCGTTCAACGCGCTCCACCGCAACCAGATGATGGAGAACGAACCCCCCGAGCACACGCGTCTGCGACGGCTCGTCGCCTCCGCATTCGGCCGTGGCCACGTCGAACGCATGAGGTCTCGAATCCAAGACCTGGCCACGGAGATGGTGGATGGGTTGTTCGGGCCCGGCGACGGCGAACGATCTCCCCAGCAGGTGGACATCCTCAGTCGCTACGCCGAGCCGATGCCGGTCTACGTCATCGCCGACCTGTTGGGCGTACCTCGGGAGGACCACGTACGCCTGCGTGCCTGGTCGCAGGCCATCGTCCACATGTACGAGCCCAACGTCGACGAGACGACGAGGGGCGAGGCGATCGCAGCGAGCACGGCGTTCTCCGACTACGTACGCGCCGTGGTCGCCGAGCGGCGAACGAACCTCGGCGACGACCTGATCAGCGACCTGATCACCGCGCGCGACGAGGGGTCCAAGCTGACCGACGACGAGCTCGTCGCCTCGGTCGTCCTGCTGCTCAACGCCGGCCACGAGGCCTCGGTCAACGTGTTCGGCAACGGCATCCACGCGCTGCTGAGCCATCGCGACCAGCTGGCCCGGGTGACCTCAGGCGACGTGTCGGTCGAGATCGCGCTCGAGGAGCTCATCCGGTTCGACGCGCCCCTGCAGCTGTTCGAGCGTACGGCCACCGCCGACGTCGAGGTATGCGGCGAGACGATCAAGGCCGGGCAGAAGGTCGCCTGCCTGATGGGCTCGGCCAACCGTGACGCCGAAGCGTTCACCGACGCGGACACGTTCGACGTGGGCCGCGATCCCAACCCCCATGTCGGCTTCGGCATGGGCCTGCACTTCTGCCTCGGAGCACCGCTCGCCCGGCTCGAGCTGCAGATCAGCCTGAAGACACTGCTCGACCGCTTCCCCGCTCTCACGCTGGCGGGCGAGGCGCCGCGCCGCCCGACGTGGGTGCTGCGCGGCTTCGAGCGCATCGACGTCCTAGGAGGACACGCATGA